A window of Natrinema salifodinae contains these coding sequences:
- a CDS encoding S24/S26 family peptidase, whose protein sequence is MDGPDGERTRDRSAPRDGRRGSDWAPSDRHGDPGSAPDAGPRTAADARDRGRVAIEDGPVRWLREADGGPIAAVRDVATSVAIVAVVGLLLFAISGGWPPLVAVESGSMEPHISQSDLVFIVDEGRFADEDAIAGTGVVTLADGRETDHERFGLAGDVVVFVPNGDPTATSVIHRAHFWVEADENWVETKADPAAMNGATCADIASCPAPHDGFVTKGDANRAYDQLPRSGAETTVVKPEWVTGKAMLRVPHLGELRLAFDSIRALSGVGSAAVLVASGAFALVLFAAAGARKP, encoded by the coding sequence ATGGACGGTCCCGACGGTGAACGAACGCGCGATCGGTCCGCTCCGCGGGATGGGCGCCGCGGTTCCGACTGGGCGCCGTCGGACCGGCACGGCGATCCCGGTTCGGCGCCCGACGCCGGTCCGCGAACCGCCGCCGACGCGCGCGACCGCGGCCGAGTCGCGATCGAGGACGGCCCGGTGCGCTGGCTCCGCGAGGCGGACGGCGGACCGATCGCCGCCGTTCGCGACGTCGCGACGAGCGTCGCCATCGTCGCGGTCGTCGGCCTCCTTCTGTTCGCGATCAGCGGCGGGTGGCCGCCGCTGGTCGCCGTCGAGAGCGGCAGCATGGAACCGCACATCTCGCAGAGCGATCTCGTCTTCATCGTCGACGAGGGGCGGTTCGCCGACGAGGACGCGATCGCGGGAACGGGCGTCGTCACCCTCGCAGACGGACGGGAGACCGACCACGAGCGGTTCGGGCTCGCCGGCGACGTCGTCGTCTTCGTCCCGAACGGCGATCCGACGGCAACGTCGGTGATCCATCGGGCCCACTTCTGGGTCGAGGCGGACGAAAACTGGGTCGAGACCAAGGCCGATCCCGCCGCCATGAACGGCGCGACCTGTGCCGACATCGCGTCGTGTCCGGCCCCCCACGACGGCTTCGTCACGAAAGGCGACGCCAACCGCGCGTACGATCAACTCCCGCGGTCGGGCGCGGAGACCACCGTCGTCAAACCCGAGTGGGTCACCGGCAAGGCGATGCTCCGCGTCCCACACCTCGGCGAACTCCGCCTGGCGTTCGATTCGATACGCGCGCTGTCCGGCGTCGGATCGGCCGCCGTCCTGGTCGCGTCGGGGGCGTTCGCGCTCG
- a CDS encoding DNA-directed DNA polymerase II small subunit, translated as MPLEASARIVSELTTRGYNAEREAVTKLAAAEDPHAALERVLENVPDDVLVVRADHVAAALPADGTGTAARSDAPADSESTPSTSTGTDATPGRESTESSPVETEGSSHVDRAADPDLRSLEIIGDMTGQSTGTGEYEDFVSVFRDRLDRLGSKLRGRVNHRPASAIEDMPGGSDVAMVGLVNDIRSTASGHWLIELEDATGTFPWLVMKDREYVDLVDELLCDEVLAMEGTLADDSGIAFVDSMYFPDVPRTYEPSTADRHVQAALISDVHVGSEEFMADAWDRFADWLHTDQARHVEYLLIGGDMVEGVGVYPDQDEELDIVDIYEQYEAFNEHLKKVPGDLEIVMIPGNHDAVRLAEPQPGFDEELREIMSAHDPRIVSNPSTVTIEGVSVLMYHGVSLDEVIAELPEEKASYDDPHKAMYQLLKKRHVAPQFGGHTRLAPEEEDYLVMEEVPDIFHTGHVHKLGFGKYHNVLAINSGCWQAQTDFQKSVNIDPDAGYAPIVDLDTLDVTVQKFS; from the coding sequence GTGCCACTCGAGGCCTCCGCTCGGATCGTCAGCGAACTCACGACCCGCGGGTACAACGCCGAGCGCGAGGCGGTGACGAAACTCGCGGCGGCCGAGGACCCGCACGCGGCGCTCGAGCGCGTTCTCGAGAACGTCCCCGACGATGTCCTGGTCGTCCGCGCCGATCACGTGGCGGCCGCGCTGCCGGCCGACGGTACCGGTACCGCCGCCCGATCCGACGCCCCTGCCGATTCCGAATCGACCCCCTCCACTTCGACTGGAACTGACGCGACCCCGGGGCGGGAATCGACAGAGTCGTCTCCAGTTGAAACGGAGGGGTCGTCGCACGTCGACCGAGCCGCCGACCCCGACCTCCGATCGCTCGAGATCATCGGCGACATGACGGGCCAGAGCACGGGAACCGGCGAGTACGAGGACTTCGTTTCCGTCTTCCGCGACCGCCTCGACCGACTCGGCTCGAAGCTTCGGGGGCGGGTCAACCACCGGCCGGCCTCCGCCATCGAGGACATGCCTGGCGGCAGCGACGTCGCCATGGTCGGCCTGGTCAACGACATCCGGTCGACCGCCAGCGGCCACTGGCTGATCGAACTCGAGGACGCGACCGGGACCTTCCCCTGGCTCGTGATGAAAGATCGGGAGTACGTCGATCTCGTCGACGAACTCCTCTGTGACGAGGTGCTGGCGATGGAAGGGACCCTCGCGGACGACTCGGGGATCGCCTTCGTCGACTCGATGTACTTCCCCGACGTGCCTCGGACGTACGAGCCCTCGACCGCGGACCGCCACGTCCAGGCCGCGCTGATCAGCGACGTCCACGTCGGCAGCGAGGAATTCATGGCCGACGCCTGGGACCGCTTCGCCGACTGGCTTCACACCGACCAGGCCCGCCACGTCGAGTACCTCCTGATCGGCGGCGACATGGTCGAGGGCGTCGGCGTCTACCCCGACCAGGACGAGGAACTCGACATCGTCGACATCTACGAGCAGTACGAGGCGTTCAACGAACACCTGAAGAAGGTCCCCGGCGACCTCGAGATCGTCATGATCCCGGGGAACCACGACGCCGTCCGACTCGCGGAACCCCAACCCGGCTTCGACGAGGAACTCCGGGAGATCATGTCCGCGCACGACCCGCGGATCGTGAGCAACCCCTCGACGGTGACGATCGAGGGCGTTTCGGTGCTGATGTACCACGGCGTCTCCCTGGACGAGGTGATCGCGGAACTGCCCGAGGAGAAGGCCAGCTACGACGACCCCCACAAGGCGATGTACCAGCTCTTAAAGAAGCGCCACGTCGCGCCGCAGTTCGGGGGCCACACGCGACTCGCGCCCGAAGAGGAGGACTATCTGGTGATGGAGGAGGTACCCGACATCTTCCACACCGGCCACGTCCACAAGCTCGGATTCGGGAAGTACCACAACGTGCTCGCGATCAACTCCGGCTGTTGGCAGGCCCAGACCGACTTCCAGAAGAGCGTCAACATCGATCCTGACGCCGGCTACGCGCCCATCGTCGATCTGGATACGCTGGACGTGACGGTCCAGAAGTTCTCCTAA
- a CDS encoding aspartate kinase, producing MRVVAKFGGTSLGSGDRINRAADSIAAAVEDGHEIAVVASAMGSTTDELLDEITFETDEADRAQIVSMGERTSVRMLKAALSARGIDAVFLEPGSDRWPVVTDEYGEVNVEETQQRAADVAADLDDTVPVITGFLAEGPEGSITTLGRGGSDTTAVMMGKYMDADEVVIITDVEGVMTGDPHVVEGARNVGEISVDELRNLSFRGAEVVAPSALSYKDGGLDVRVVHYQHGDLLSGGTSIEGEFKNLVDLRERPLACLTVAGRAIRNEPGVFHQLSEALDESDVNIDAVASGMDTVTFYIDEEEAERAENILHREVINSDELSSVTVDSPVAVVRVTGGELPSQPGIISEIVNPLAEARIHLNDIITSATSVALFVDWDDREETLELTQDLF from the coding sequence ATGCGCGTCGTAGCGAAGTTCGGCGGGACCAGTCTCGGCAGCGGCGACCGGATCAACCGCGCTGCGGACTCGATCGCCGCCGCCGTCGAGGACGGCCACGAGATCGCCGTCGTCGCCAGCGCGATGGGATCGACCACCGACGAACTCCTCGACGAGATTACCTTCGAGACCGACGAAGCCGACCGCGCCCAGATCGTCAGCATGGGCGAGCGGACGTCGGTCCGAATGCTCAAGGCCGCGCTGTCGGCCCGCGGGATCGACGCGGTCTTCCTCGAGCCCGGAAGCGATCGGTGGCCAGTCGTCACCGACGAGTACGGCGAGGTCAACGTCGAGGAGACCCAACAGCGGGCCGCCGACGTCGCGGCGGACCTCGACGACACGGTTCCCGTCATCACCGGCTTCCTCGCTGAAGGGCCCGAGGGCTCGATCACGACGCTCGGCCGCGGCGGCAGCGACACCACGGCGGTCATGATGGGCAAGTACATGGACGCCGACGAGGTCGTCATCATTACCGACGTCGAAGGCGTCATGACCGGCGACCCCCACGTCGTCGAAGGCGCCCGCAACGTCGGCGAGATTTCTGTCGACGAACTTCGGAACCTCTCGTTCCGCGGCGCCGAGGTCGTCGCCCCGTCCGCGCTATCGTACAAGGACGGCGGCCTGGACGTCCGCGTCGTCCACTACCAGCACGGCGACCTGCTCTCGGGCGGAACGAGCATCGAAGGCGAGTTCAAGAACCTGGTCGACCTGCGCGAGCGGCCCCTGGCCTGCCTGACCGTCGCCGGCCGCGCGATCCGCAACGAGCCTGGCGTCTTCCATCAGCTCTCGGAGGCCCTCGACGAGAGCGACGTCAATATCGACGCCGTCGCCAGCGGTATGGACACCGTCACGTTCTACATCGACGAGGAGGAGGCCGAACGCGCCGAGAACATCCTCCACCGCGAGGTCATCAACAGCGACGAGCTATCGAGCGTCACCGTCGACTCGCCGGTAGCCGTCGTCCGCGTCACCGGCGGCGAACTCCCCAGTCAGCCGGGGATCATCAGCGAGATCGTCAACCCCCTCGCCGAGGCCCGGATCCACCTCAACGACATCATCACCAGCGCGACCAGCGTCGCGCTGTTCGTCGACTGGGACGACCGCGAGGAGACGCTCGAACTGACCCAGGATCTGTTCTGA
- a CDS encoding tryptophanase, which yields MVAYKSKMVEQISLPSSAQRERNLEEAGYNVFNLAAEDVFIDLLTDSGTGTMSDDQWAALIRGDEAYAGSRSFDRLESAVADVMGFERVVPTHQGRGAENVLYGTLLSEGDVALNNTHFDTTRAHVANQGADPVDCPVSEAHDPEADEPFKGNFSLDRARSVVDEVGAERVPLVILTITNNSAAGQPVSVANTRRVREFADEIDATFVIDACRFAENAAFVTRREDEFADADVSSVAREQLGYADAVVMSGKKDGLVNVGGFVATDDEDLFEECKQRAILYEGFPTYGGMAGRDLAAMAVGLREAVDEAYVADRIEGVRRLGSRLAEAGVPVYEPTGGHAVYLDASAAFPHIPDEAFPGQALVCELYREGGVRGVELGSFAFPETDRPELVRLAVPRRTYHREHFDHVVETAAAALEERDAVSGYEIASEPSVPELRHFTATLEPRSS from the coding sequence ATGGTCGCCTACAAATCCAAGATGGTCGAGCAGATCAGCCTCCCCTCGAGCGCGCAGCGGGAACGGAACCTCGAGGAGGCCGGCTACAACGTCTTCAACCTCGCCGCGGAGGACGTGTTCATCGATCTGCTGACCGACAGCGGCACGGGCACGATGAGCGACGACCAGTGGGCCGCGCTGATCCGCGGCGACGAGGCCTACGCGGGATCGCGGAGCTTCGACCGCCTCGAGTCGGCCGTCGCGGACGTGATGGGCTTCGAGCGCGTGGTGCCGACCCATCAGGGCCGCGGCGCGGAGAACGTCCTCTACGGAACGCTGCTCTCGGAGGGCGACGTGGCGCTTAACAACACCCACTTCGACACGACTCGGGCGCACGTCGCGAACCAGGGGGCAGACCCGGTCGACTGTCCGGTCTCGGAGGCCCACGACCCCGAGGCGGACGAGCCGTTCAAGGGCAACTTCTCGCTCGATCGGGCCCGCTCGGTCGTCGACGAGGTCGGCGCGGAGCGGGTCCCGCTGGTGATCCTGACGATCACGAACAACTCGGCGGCGGGCCAACCTGTTAGCGTCGCCAACACCCGCCGGGTCCGCGAGTTCGCCGACGAGATCGACGCGACGTTCGTGATCGACGCCTGCCGGTTCGCGGAGAACGCCGCCTTCGTGACCCGGCGCGAGGACGAGTTCGCCGACGCGGACGTCTCGTCGGTCGCTCGCGAACAACTCGGCTACGCCGACGCGGTCGTCATGAGCGGCAAGAAGGACGGCCTGGTGAACGTCGGTGGCTTCGTCGCGACCGACGACGAGGACCTCTTCGAGGAGTGCAAGCAGCGCGCGATCCTCTACGAGGGATTCCCGACCTACGGGGGGATGGCGGGTCGCGACCTGGCCGCGATGGCCGTCGGCCTGCGCGAAGCCGTCGACGAGGCGTACGTAGCGGACCGGATCGAGGGCGTCCGCCGCCTCGGCTCGCGGCTCGCCGAGGCCGGCGTGCCGGTCTACGAGCCGACCGGCGGGCACGCGGTCTACCTCGACGCGAGCGCCGCGTTCCCGCACATTCCCGACGAGGCGTTCCCAGGCCAGGCGCTGGTCTGCGAGCTCTACCGCGAAGGCGGAGTGCGGGGCGTCGAACTCGGCAGCTTCGCGTTCCCCGAGACCGATCGACCGGAACTCGTTCGACTCGCGGTGCCGCGTCGCACCTACCACCGGGAGCACTTCGATCACGTCGTGGAGACGGCGGCGGCCGCTCTCGAGGAGCGAGACGCGGTTTCGGGCTACGAGATCGCCTCCGAACCGTCGGTCCCGGAACTTCGGCACTTCACGGCGACGCTCGAACCGCGCTCGAGCTAA
- a CDS encoding GNAT family N-acetyltransferase produces the protein MFVRTATADDAMTVRRILDAAMLEPGDVEARIEADDVFVAGDRRCGTTGERGDEGERILGTIVLEPIEGERGAHVAAIGVRRRHRGRGIGRALIDQAIEREGRLTARFDDGVRPFYERLGFAIEPIDGQRHRGVKADRGVGSD, from the coding sequence ATGTTCGTCCGCACGGCCACCGCCGACGACGCCATGACCGTCCGCCGGATCCTCGACGCCGCGATGCTCGAACCGGGCGACGTCGAGGCCCGGATCGAGGCCGACGACGTCTTCGTCGCGGGCGATCGGCGGTGCGGAACGACGGGTGAGCGCGGCGACGAGGGCGAACGGATCCTCGGAACGATCGTCCTCGAACCCATCGAGGGCGAGCGCGGCGCCCACGTCGCGGCGATCGGCGTCCGCCGGCGCCACCGCGGGCGCGGCATCGGTCGCGCGTTGATCGACCAGGCGATCGAACGCGAGGGGCGGCTCACGGCGCGGTTCGACGACGGCGTGCGCCCGTTCTACGAGCGCCTCGGGTTCGCAATCGAACCGATCGACGGACAGCGACACCGTGGCGTCAAGGCCGATCGAGGAGTCGGGTCCGACTGA
- a CDS encoding redoxin domain-containing protein — MAESVLDISLPNVGPGPDPLALADLADEIDPADPTTTEASDPAYETVVLLLHRDHHAGQCRRQVRAIADRYDEFRERGCQVVSIVPEPRERAREWQERYELPFPICADPDATVGESLDQPVRLGSLGRRFDLVGRMPAAIVFDVRDGDELAIADAYRGRSNLDRPEIDALLADVEQQS, encoded by the coding sequence ATGGCCGAATCCGTCCTCGACATTTCCCTCCCGAACGTCGGCCCGGGACCCGACCCGCTCGCGCTCGCGGACCTGGCCGACGAGATCGACCCAGCGGACCCGACGACGACCGAGGCGTCCGATCCCGCCTACGAGACAGTCGTCCTGTTGCTCCACCGCGATCACCACGCCGGGCAGTGTCGCCGCCAGGTCCGAGCGATCGCCGACCGCTACGACGAGTTCCGCGAGCGGGGTTGTCAGGTCGTCTCGATCGTCCCCGAACCCCGCGAGCGCGCCCGCGAATGGCAGGAGCGATACGAACTCCCCTTCCCGATCTGTGCGGATCCGGACGCGACCGTCGGGGAGTCCCTCGACCAGCCCGTCCGTCTCGGTTCGCTCGGTCGTCGGTTCGACCTCGTGGGTCGGATGCCCGCCGCGATCGTGTTCGACGTCCGCGACGGCGACGAACTCGCGATCGCGGACGCCTACCGCGGTCGGAGCAACCTCGACCGGCCCGAAATCGACGCGCTGTTGGCCGACGTCGAACAACAGTCCTGA
- a CDS encoding helix-turn-helix domain-containing protein, which produces MSLIAILDIAHPDLALTPTIRDCPDTSIEVVSHSTTDPETGLFFFLVEGADESFEDVLDRDHTVTDWMLVDDLGSTAVYRLEHADGTELISPMATELGGLLLRAESSDRGWTVRLHLPDREALAALCEQCEESDITFDLHRMFRRDEWTDGVAPEVTDEQRTALVNAYEEGYFEEPRETSLEDLADVLDISPTAVGGRIRRGTGKLVETTLLEE; this is translated from the coding sequence GTGAGCCTGATCGCGATCCTCGACATCGCCCATCCGGACCTCGCGTTGACGCCGACGATTCGCGATTGCCCGGACACCTCCATCGAGGTCGTTTCCCACTCGACGACGGACCCGGAGACCGGCCTGTTTTTCTTCCTCGTCGAGGGCGCCGACGAGTCGTTCGAGGACGTGCTCGATCGGGATCACACGGTCACGGACTGGATGCTCGTCGACGATCTCGGGTCGACGGCCGTCTATCGCCTCGAACACGCCGACGGAACGGAACTCATCTCGCCGATGGCGACCGAACTCGGCGGGCTCCTGCTGCGGGCAGAGAGCAGCGATCGCGGCTGGACCGTCCGCCTCCACCTCCCCGATCGAGAGGCACTCGCCGCGCTCTGCGAGCAGTGCGAGGAATCCGACATCACGTTCGACCTGCACCGGATGTTTCGGCGGGACGAGTGGACCGACGGGGTGGCCCCGGAGGTCACCGACGAACAGCGGACCGCGCTGGTCAATGCCTACGAGGAGGGGTACTTCGAGGAGCCCCGCGAGACCTCGCTTGAGGATCTCGCCGACGTCCTCGACATCTCTCCGACGGCCGTGGGCGGACGCATCCGGCGGGGGACCGGCAAACTCGTGGAGACGACGCTGCTCGAGGAGTGA
- a CDS encoding aromatic ring-hydroxylating oxygenase subunit alpha, which translates to MTRWNNGRDEVEPVSPDITDETNALPARYFTDPDVHEMEKETVFGQYWVYAGHTNCIPDPGDYFTRTIGDREIIVVRTHDGDVDAFYNVCAHRGSAMVEATPMTDPDNAGRIKCPYHLWTYDLDGSLASTPKSFEDARLNPDLEDEDVSEPDAEKNALMSVHTDRIGPFVFVNFADDPMPLDEQAGSMKTELESLPLEDYHLARRIVSEVECNWKVFGGNYSECDHCQANHQDWVRDLELLDSELEVNDYHWILHYQHKEDVDDEMRIHEEHEAKFYYFWPNFTVNMYGTADGYGTYIIDPIDEGRFQLVADYYFRDPDLTEEEAEFVRTSRQLQEEDFELVERQQRGLESGAIAQAQLGPNEHTVHKLHRLAQEAYNA; encoded by the coding sequence ATGACCCGGTGGAACAACGGTCGCGACGAGGTCGAACCGGTCAGCCCCGACATCACCGACGAGACCAACGCCTTGCCGGCGCGGTACTTCACCGACCCGGACGTCCACGAGATGGAGAAGGAGACGGTGTTCGGTCAGTACTGGGTGTACGCGGGCCACACGAACTGCATCCCGGACCCGGGGGACTACTTCACCCGAACCATCGGCGATCGGGAGATCATCGTCGTTCGGACCCACGACGGCGACGTCGACGCGTTCTACAACGTCTGCGCGCACCGCGGGTCGGCGATGGTCGAGGCGACGCCGATGACCGATCCCGACAACGCGGGCCGAATCAAGTGCCCGTACCACCTCTGGACGTACGACCTCGACGGGTCGCTCGCGAGCACGCCAAAGAGCTTCGAGGACGCGCGCTTAAACCCCGATCTCGAGGACGAGGACGTCTCCGAACCGGACGCAGAGAAGAACGCCCTCATGTCGGTTCACACCGACCGCATCGGTCCGTTCGTCTTCGTCAACTTCGCCGACGATCCGATGCCCCTCGACGAGCAGGCCGGCTCGATGAAGACCGAACTCGAGTCGCTCCCGCTCGAGGACTACCACCTCGCCAGGCGCATCGTCTCGGAGGTCGAGTGCAACTGGAAGGTGTTTGGGGGGAATTACTCCGAGTGCGACCACTGCCAGGCCAACCATCAGGACTGGGTGCGGGACCTCGAACTCCTCGATTCCGAACTCGAGGTCAACGACTACCACTGGATCCTCCACTACCAGCACAAGGAGGACGTCGACGACGAGATGCGCATCCACGAGGAGCACGAGGCGAAGTTCTACTACTTCTGGCCGAACTTCACGGTCAACATGTACGGGACCGCCGACGGCTACGGCACCTACATCATCGACCCTATCGACGAGGGCCGGTTCCAGCTCGTCGCGGACTACTACTTCAGGGATCCCGATCTGACCGAGGAGGAAGCGGAGTTCGTCCGGACGAGCCGGCAGCTCCAGGAGGAGGACTTCGAGCTGGTCGAACGCCAGCAGCGCGGGCTCGAGTCGGGGGCGATCGCGCAGGCCCAGCTCGGCCCGAACGAACACACCGTCCACAAACTTCACCGCCTGGCGCAGGAGGCCTACAATGCGTAA
- the solA gene encoding N-methyl-L-tryptophan oxidase codes for MHATADRYDVVVIGVGGMGSATTYHLAERGLDVVGLERYDVPHTMGSSHGITRIIRRAYYEHPSYIPLVERAYDLWDRLADETGRDVIHRTGSIDAGPEDNVVFEGSLRSCEEHDIPHEVLTSAEVSERFPGYDLPEGHKALYQPDGGFVVPEQAIVGHVEAAQAAGAEVRARERVLDWEPTPDEGVRVETDRDTYEADAMVLAAGAWNYKFTDALEGLAVPERQVLGWFQPDRPATFDPDTFPVWNLKVPEGRFYGLPVYDVPGFKIGKYHHRDEKVDPDEYDREPNREDERLLREVTANYFPEAAGPTMRLATCMFTNSPDEHFILDTLPDHPQVAVGAGFSGHGFKFASVIGEILADLAADGETDHPIEMFGLDRFDDA; via the coding sequence ATGCACGCGACAGCGGACCGATACGACGTCGTCGTGATCGGCGTCGGTGGGATGGGCAGCGCGACGACCTACCACCTCGCCGAGCGGGGCCTCGACGTGGTGGGCCTCGAGCGGTACGACGTCCCCCACACGATGGGCTCGTCCCACGGCATCACGCGGATCATCCGCCGGGCCTACTACGAACACCCCTCCTACATTCCGCTCGTCGAACGGGCGTACGATCTCTGGGACCGCCTGGCGGACGAGACCGGGCGCGACGTGATCCACCGAACGGGATCGATCGACGCCGGCCCCGAGGACAACGTCGTCTTCGAGGGGTCGCTGCGCTCCTGCGAGGAACACGACATCCCTCACGAGGTGCTCACGAGCGCCGAGGTCTCCGAGCGGTTCCCCGGGTACGACCTCCCGGAGGGCCACAAGGCGTTGTACCAGCCCGACGGCGGGTTCGTCGTCCCCGAACAGGCGATCGTCGGCCACGTCGAGGCGGCCCAGGCCGCGGGCGCGGAGGTGCGCGCCCGCGAACGCGTTCTCGACTGGGAGCCGACGCCGGACGAGGGCGTCCGCGTCGAGACCGACCGCGACACCTACGAGGCCGACGCCATGGTGCTGGCCGCCGGCGCCTGGAACTACAAGTTCACCGACGCGCTCGAGGGGCTCGCGGTGCCGGAACGCCAGGTGCTGGGCTGGTTCCAGCCCGACCGGCCGGCGACGTTCGACCCCGATACCTTCCCGGTCTGGAACCTGAAGGTCCCCGAGGGACGGTTCTACGGACTTCCGGTCTACGACGTGCCGGGGTTCAAGATCGGCAAGTACCACCACCGCGACGAGAAGGTCGATCCGGACGAGTACGACCGGGAACCGAACCGCGAAGACGAGCGCCTCCTTCGCGAAGTCACGGCGAACTACTTCCCGGAAGCGGCCGGGCCGACGATGCGGCTCGCGACCTGCATGTTCACGAACTCGCCCGACGAACACTTCATTCTGGACACCCTGCCCGACCACCCGCAGGTGGCCGTCGGCGCGGGATTCTCGGGCCACGGCTTCAAGTTCGCCAGCGTTATCGGCGAGATCCTCGCAGACCTCGCGGCCGACGGCGAGACCGATCACCCGATCGAGATGTTCGGCCTCGATCGGTTCGACGACGCGTAG